Proteins encoded in a region of the Isoalcanivorax pacificus W11-5 genome:
- a CDS encoding SDR family NAD(P)-dependent oxidoreductase → MSCILITGAAGGLGWALAQAFHRRGENVLLADMNAALLAQRETELATPARVATLAGDITHLAHRDALMDLAQSRFGGVRVLVNNAGITHRSLAEKTDMAVLRKVMQVDWDAPLALALSSLQQLQAHQGGIINIGSMAGWMPVLGRTAYCAAKSALAQSFEVLRCEQAQHGVHVLMAYPSFLDTPIEQHALGFDGKPASHARSMVGKMKDAGWMAERIVDAWTRRKKRVYSDNLAVFGSLLWRLAPDLYLRIMMKKFAVELQQ, encoded by the coding sequence ATGAGCTGTATCCTGATCACCGGCGCCGCCGGCGGCCTTGGCTGGGCCCTGGCGCAGGCGTTTCACCGACGTGGTGAAAATGTGCTGCTGGCCGACATGAATGCGGCGTTGCTGGCGCAACGCGAAACAGAGCTGGCTACCCCGGCACGGGTTGCAACGCTGGCCGGTGACATTACGCACCTGGCGCATCGCGATGCCTTGATGGACCTGGCACAGTCCCGGTTTGGCGGCGTGCGCGTCCTGGTCAATAACGCCGGCATCACGCACCGTTCACTGGCAGAAAAAACCGACATGGCGGTGCTGCGCAAAGTCATGCAGGTGGACTGGGATGCGCCGCTGGCACTGGCGTTATCCAGCCTGCAGCAACTGCAGGCACACCAGGGCGGCATCATCAATATCGGCTCCATGGCCGGCTGGATGCCGGTGCTCGGCCGCACTGCCTATTGCGCCGCCAAGAGCGCGCTGGCGCAATCGTTTGAAGTGCTGCGCTGCGAACAGGCACAGCACGGCGTGCATGTGCTGATGGCCTACCCGAGTTTTCTTGACACGCCGATCGAACAGCATGCGCTTGGGTTCGACGGCAAACCGGCGTCCCACGCACGGTCCATGGTCGGCAAGATGAAAGACGCCGGCTGGATGGCCGAGCGTATCGTCGATGCCTGGACGCGCCGCAAAAAGCGCGTCTACTCCGACAACCTGGCGGTGTTCGGCAGCCTGCTCTGGCGGCTGGCGCCGGACCTGTATCTGCGCATCATGATGAAGAAATTCGCGGTGGAG
- a CDS encoding SDR family oxidoreductase has protein sequence MQKNILITGAAGYVGSLLGTRLAADFNVVGTDIRRRDDLPFAVQEMDVRDSAIQALMEREEITHVVHLASVLDASGDRARDYDIDVNGTRNVLISAVRAGVSHITVTSSGAAYGYYPDNPDWIDEQDALRGNPEFPYSDHKRQIETMLAEFRQEYPQLKQLIFRPGTILGAHTRNLITHLFAKKRLLAIKGSDSPFVFIWDGDVIRAMELGIREDAAGIYNMAGDGALTIHQIADILGKPVLTLSPGLIRSVLWLGKHLGIGRYGPEQVNFLRYRPVLSNRRLKEEFGYLPEKSSEQTFRYYVEHARARGDV, from the coding sequence ATGCAGAAGAATATCCTGATCACTGGCGCGGCAGGTTATGTGGGCAGCCTGCTGGGCACCCGGCTGGCGGCAGATTTCAACGTCGTCGGCACCGATATCCGCCGCCGCGATGACCTGCCGTTTGCAGTGCAAGAAATGGACGTGCGCGACAGCGCCATCCAGGCACTGATGGAGCGCGAGGAAATTACCCACGTGGTGCATCTGGCATCGGTGCTGGATGCCAGCGGCGACCGTGCCCGCGACTATGACATTGACGTCAACGGCACCCGCAACGTGCTGATCAGTGCCGTGCGGGCGGGCGTCTCCCATATCACCGTGACCAGCTCCGGCGCTGCCTATGGTTACTATCCCGACAATCCGGACTGGATCGATGAGCAGGATGCCCTGCGCGGCAACCCGGAGTTTCCCTATTCCGATCACAAGCGCCAGATCGAAACCATGCTGGCGGAGTTTCGCCAGGAATACCCGCAACTGAAACAACTGATCTTCCGTCCCGGCACCATTCTCGGTGCGCACACACGCAACCTGATTACCCACCTGTTCGCCAAAAAACGTTTGCTGGCCATCAAGGGCAGTGATTCACCGTTCGTGTTTATCTGGGACGGGGATGTGATCCGTGCCATGGAGTTGGGCATCCGTGAAGACGCTGCCGGCATTTACAACATGGCAGGTGATGGCGCGCTCACCATCCACCAGATTGCAGACATCCTCGGCAAACCGGTGCTGACGCTGTCGCCGGGCCTGATACGCAGTGTGCTGTGGCTGGGCAAACACCTCGGTATCGGCCGTTATGGCCCCGAGCAGGTCAACTTCCTGCGCTACCGGCCCGTGCTGAGCAACCGTCGCCTGAAGGAAGAATTTGGTTACCTGCCGGAGAAAAGCTCCGAGCAGACGTTCCGTTATTACGTCGAGCATGCGCGCGCACGGGGTGATGTATGA
- a CDS encoding bile acid:sodium symporter family protein: MSGPLPIHFDPASLIMLNVIMACMMFGVSLTLKTEDFRRILIAPVAPLAGLFAQFILLPATTCLATWALDIDPELALGMILVASCPGGSFSNVMTWLARANVAVSVSMTAVSSLVATVLTPMNFALYGYLNPNTRELLTSISLDPLSILVLVLLVLGVPLMLGMWVGKRFPGFAARSEKPLRIFALVVFLGFVGIAFSNNVDLFLERFHTFFWLVVLHNLLALSLGNGMARLLRLPLEDRRAVTLEVGIQNSGLGLVILFTFFPEAGGMMLITAFWGVWHLVSGLTLASIWSRTRDVRTA; encoded by the coding sequence ATGTCAGGGCCACTGCCGATTCATTTTGACCCTGCCAGCCTGATCATGCTCAACGTCATCATGGCGTGCATGATGTTCGGCGTGTCACTGACGCTGAAGACAGAAGATTTCCGCCGCATTCTGATTGCCCCGGTGGCGCCACTGGCCGGCCTGTTTGCCCAGTTCATATTGCTGCCGGCGACTACCTGCCTGGCCACCTGGGCGCTGGATATTGACCCGGAACTGGCGCTGGGCATGATCCTGGTGGCGTCCTGCCCCGGCGGCAGTTTTTCCAACGTGATGACCTGGCTGGCGCGAGCCAATGTGGCGGTGTCGGTGAGCATGACGGCCGTCTCCAGCCTGGTGGCCACGGTGCTGACGCCGATGAATTTTGCGCTCTACGGTTACCTGAACCCGAACACGCGCGAACTGCTGACCAGCATTTCCCTTGATCCGTTGAGCATTCTGGTACTGGTCCTGCTGGTGCTGGGGGTGCCGCTGATGCTGGGCATGTGGGTCGGTAAGCGCTTTCCCGGCTTTGCCGCCCGCAGCGAAAAACCGCTGCGCATTTTTGCCCTGGTGGTCTTTCTTGGCTTTGTCGGCATTGCGTTCAGCAACAATGTGGACCTGTTCCTGGAGCGTTTTCATACCTTCTTCTGGCTGGTGGTGCTGCACAACCTGCTCGCGCTGTCGCTCGGCAACGGTATGGCGCGTCTGTTACGGCTGCCGCTGGAAGACCGGCGTGCGGTGACGCTGGAAGTCGGTATCCAGAACTCGGGCCTGGGGCTGGTGATACTGTTCACCTTCTTCCCCGAGGCTGGCGGCATGATGCTGATCACTGCTTTCTGGGGTGTCTGGCACCTGGTCTCCGGCCTGACCCTGGCGTCAATCTGGTCGCGCACACGCGACGTCCGCACAGCCTGA
- a CDS encoding flavin-containing monooxygenase — protein sequence MYALIGAGPMGLATARNLDKQGIAFTGFELNDDVGGLWDIDNPHSTMYETAHLISSKTMTEFAEFPMRDDVAPYPRHDAMRAYFRDYARHFDLYRRFEFNTRVLSVEPDGAGWLVTSERDGVTRTRRFHGVLIANGTLHHPNIPTLPGDFAGRVMHSSEYRSPEVFRDQRVLVVGCGNSGADIAVDAVHHARSVDLSVRRGYYFLPKFLLGRPTDTLGKLKLPRRLKQWADSLLIKLVMGKPSSYGLPDPDYRMYESHPVMNSLILHHLGHGDIQARRDIARIDGHRVCFTDGSEGEYDIILLATGYKLHYPFIDRKHLNWPQGAGAPQLYLNVFHPDYDNLFMMGMIEAAGLGWEGRNEQAEMAALYIRQLANGSPAALRLKETKRREAGNVMDGGYDYLKLERMAYYVHKDSYRKAVLAQIRAMREEQHSLARARQRVAGAR from the coding sequence ATGTACGCGCTAATCGGCGCCGGCCCGATGGGGCTGGCCACGGCCCGCAACCTGGACAAGCAGGGCATCGCCTTTACCGGCTTCGAGCTGAACGATGACGTGGGTGGCCTGTGGGATATCGATAACCCGCACAGCACCATGTACGAGACAGCGCACCTGATATCCTCGAAGACCATGACCGAGTTCGCGGAGTTTCCCATGCGCGACGACGTGGCGCCCTATCCGCGTCATGACGCAATGCGCGCCTACTTCCGTGACTACGCCCGCCACTTCGATCTGTACCGTCGCTTTGAATTCAACACCCGCGTGCTGAGCGTGGAACCGGACGGCGCTGGCTGGCTGGTCACCTCCGAACGCGACGGCGTTACCCGGACACGCCGCTTCCATGGCGTACTGATTGCCAACGGCACCCTGCACCATCCGAACATTCCCACGTTGCCGGGCGACTTTGCCGGGCGCGTGATGCACTCCAGCGAATACCGTTCGCCGGAAGTATTCCGTGACCAGCGTGTGCTGGTGGTGGGCTGCGGCAATTCCGGCGCCGACATCGCCGTGGACGCCGTACACCATGCGCGCAGCGTGGATTTGTCCGTGCGCCGCGGTTATTACTTCCTGCCGAAATTCCTGCTTGGCCGGCCCACCGACACGCTCGGCAAACTGAAACTGCCGCGCCGGCTCAAGCAGTGGGCCGACAGCCTGCTGATCAAGCTCGTGATGGGCAAGCCCTCCAGCTATGGCCTGCCGGATCCGGATTACCGCATGTACGAATCGCACCCGGTGATGAACTCGCTGATCCTGCATCACCTTGGCCACGGTGACATTCAGGCGCGGCGCGATATCGCCCGGATCGACGGGCACAGGGTGTGTTTCACCGATGGCAGCGAGGGTGAGTACGACATCATCCTGCTCGCCACCGGCTACAAGCTGCATTATCCCTTCATTGATCGTAAGCACCTGAACTGGCCACAGGGCGCCGGGGCGCCACAGCTTTACCTGAATGTGTTCCATCCGGATTACGACAACCTGTTCATGATGGGCATGATCGAGGCCGCCGGCCTGGGGTGGGAAGGGCGTAATGAGCAGGCGGAAATGGCGGCGCTGTATATCCGGCAACTGGCCAACGGTTCGCCGGCGGCCCTGCGGCTGAAAGAGACCAAACGGCGCGAGGCCGGCAACGTGATGGACGGCGGCTACGATTACCTGAAACTGGAGCGGATGGCCTATTACGTGCACAAGGACAGTTACCGCAAGGCGGTGCTGGCGCAGATCAGGGCCATGCGGGAAGAACAGCACAGCCTGGCCCGGGCGCGTCAGCGCGTGGCGGGTGCGCGCTGA
- a CDS encoding AraC family transcriptional regulator, whose amino-acid sequence MSHTPTITPRFSQAIVQAAERLGVVLPPGLYDALPRDDLSDRIPLAVQDQLWVTLCQASDDPLIGLRVGLDIQVGHLDSVGLLLMSCDTLGDAVEALLEYFPIISEGSAFEPERVPGGLRLHYRPGFDTLLDIRAEAVFGCLVHLSRWTTGQRFTPSLLAFAHAPRDSESRYRQLLGGPVQFRAPSYSIFYRDSDLAMPLIQANAAMREHLRAVADAMLAALHEQGLAAEVEQLVRAHPHWGKERVAEQLGISGRHLNRRLAEEGSSFKLLRDATLLRMAEDKLRGDQRLADIAEALGFSDESAFAKAFKRWAGVTPARFRERA is encoded by the coding sequence ATGTCTCACACCCCTACCATCACGCCCCGCTTCAGCCAGGCCATCGTGCAAGCCGCCGAACGTCTGGGCGTGGTCTTGCCGCCGGGGCTGTATGACGCGTTGCCGCGCGATGACCTGTCCGACCGTATTCCGCTGGCGGTGCAGGACCAGCTCTGGGTGACGCTGTGCCAGGCCAGCGATGACCCGCTGATCGGCCTGCGTGTGGGGCTGGATATTCAGGTGGGGCATCTGGACAGTGTCGGCCTGCTCTTGATGAGCTGCGACACACTCGGCGACGCCGTGGAAGCGCTGCTGGAATACTTCCCGATCATCAGCGAGGGCAGCGCATTTGAACCGGAACGGGTGCCCGGCGGCTTGCGCCTGCATTACCGCCCCGGCTTCGATACGCTGCTGGATATCCGCGCCGAAGCGGTATTCGGTTGCCTGGTGCATCTGTCACGCTGGACCACGGGCCAGCGCTTTACCCCTTCCCTGCTCGCCTTCGCCCACGCCCCCCGCGACAGCGAAAGCCGCTACCGGCAATTGCTCGGCGGGCCCGTGCAGTTCCGCGCTCCGAGCTACAGTATTTTTTATCGCGACAGCGATCTGGCGATGCCATTGATCCAGGCCAACGCCGCCATGCGCGAACATCTGCGCGCAGTCGCCGACGCCATGCTGGCGGCCCTGCACGAACAGGGGCTGGCGGCGGAAGTGGAACAACTGGTGCGCGCGCATCCACACTGGGGCAAGGAACGGGTGGCCGAGCAGCTCGGCATCAGTGGCCGGCATCTCAACCGCCGGCTGGCCGAGGAAGGCAGTTCCTTCAAGCTGCTGCGCGATGCCACGCTGCTGCGCATGGCGGAGGATAAATTGCGCGGCGATCAGCGCCTGGCGGATATCGCCGAGGCCCTGGGGTTTTCCGATGAGAGTGCGTTTGCCAAGGCGTTCAAGCGATGGGCCGGCGTGACGCCGGCCCGGTTTCGCGAGCGCGCCTGA
- a CDS encoding O-acetylhomoserine aminocarboxypropyltransferase/cysteine synthase family protein: MKPETVAIHGGFAGDPETHAVAVPIYQTTSYYFDNTQHGADLFDLKVPGNIYSRIMNPTNAVLEQRVAELEGGVGALAMASGMAAITAAIQTLARVGDNIISVSQLYGGTYNLFAHTLPTLGIEVRMASGDDPAALAALIDDRTRAVFCESIGNPAGNIVDLAALANVAHEAGVPLIVDNTVATPVLCRPFDFGADIVVHSLTKYMGGHGTTVAGIIVDSGKFPWKDNPRFPQFNEPDPSYHGVVYTEALGEAAFIGRARVVPLRNMGAALSPFNAFLILQGIETLPLRMERHCENAQAVAEYLKGHDKVAWVKYAGLKDDPYHALAQRYTQGSPASILSFGIKGGRDAGGRFIDALQMVKRLVNIGDAKTLACHPATTTHRQLSEAELKTAGVSADMVRLSIGIEHVDDILADITQALEQA, from the coding sequence ATGAAACCAGAAACCGTCGCCATCCATGGCGGCTTTGCCGGCGACCCGGAAACCCATGCCGTCGCGGTGCCGATCTACCAGACCACCAGCTACTACTTCGACAACACACAGCACGGCGCTGACCTGTTCGATCTGAAAGTGCCGGGCAACATCTACAGCCGCATCATGAACCCCACCAATGCCGTGCTTGAGCAGCGCGTGGCAGAACTGGAAGGGGGCGTTGGCGCTCTGGCAATGGCGTCGGGCATGGCGGCCATCACGGCGGCCATCCAGACGCTGGCGCGCGTCGGTGACAATATCATCTCTGTCAGCCAGCTCTACGGCGGCACCTATAACCTGTTTGCGCACACGCTGCCGACGCTGGGTATCGAGGTGCGCATGGCCAGCGGTGATGACCCGGCGGCCCTGGCGGCGCTGATCGACGATCGCACCCGTGCCGTGTTCTGCGAATCCATCGGCAATCCGGCCGGCAATATTGTCGACCTGGCCGCGCTGGCAAACGTGGCCCACGAGGCGGGGGTGCCACTGATCGTGGACAATACCGTGGCCACGCCGGTGCTGTGCCGGCCGTTCGATTTCGGTGCCGATATCGTCGTCCACTCGCTGACCAAATACATGGGCGGCCATGGCACCACCGTGGCGGGCATCATCGTCGATTCCGGCAAGTTTCCCTGGAAAGACAACCCGCGTTTCCCGCAATTCAACGAGCCGGACCCGTCCTACCACGGTGTGGTCTATACCGAAGCACTGGGCGAGGCGGCCTTTATCGGTCGGGCGCGTGTGGTGCCGCTGCGCAACATGGGTGCGGCGCTGTCGCCGTTCAACGCCTTCCTGATCCTGCAGGGCATTGAAACACTGCCGCTGCGGATGGAGCGGCACTGCGAGAACGCCCAGGCCGTGGCGGAGTATCTGAAAGGCCACGACAAAGTCGCGTGGGTGAAATACGCCGGCCTCAAAGACGACCCCTACCATGCACTGGCGCAGCGGTATACGCAGGGCTCTCCCGCGTCGATCCTGAGCTTCGGCATCAAGGGTGGGCGCGATGCGGGCGGCCGCTTCATCGACGCGCTGCAGATGGTGAAACGGCTGGTGAATATCGGTGACGCAAAAACCCTGGCGTGCCACCCGGCTACCACCACGCACCGTCAGTTGAGCGAGGCTGAGCTGAAAACCGCCGGCGTCAGTGCCGACATGGTGCGGCTGTCGATCGGTATCGAGCACGTGGACGACATTCTGGCGGACATTACCCAGGCGCTGGAACAGGCCTGA
- a CDS encoding helix-turn-helix domain-containing protein: protein MRAAAQRGILCLWQHDWLFIGHQGANRTHRHVAASLLCGLEAPLQLEVQGAWRSTRLALVAPDVPQALDPGDGLVLIAHFDPVTPAWRELAGHLSGAQGIPQDSVDLPFDPGWLADAQALLGAPSVSMAGTLRARLLARLACPAPPLDARLLHIATLLREQLPDKLDVAALAAEIDLSASRLTHLFREQTGVTLRRFLLHLKTQQLFRHWREGMTVSALAAASGFYDQPHLVRTTREMFDALPSHYMSGGFSILDCASA, encoded by the coding sequence GTGAGGGCCGCTGCCCAGCGGGGCATTCTGTGTCTGTGGCAGCATGACTGGCTGTTTATCGGCCATCAGGGCGCCAACCGGACCCACCGGCATGTGGCGGCCTCGCTACTGTGTGGCCTGGAGGCGCCCTTGCAACTGGAAGTGCAGGGTGCCTGGCGCAGTACCCGGCTGGCGCTGGTGGCACCCGATGTGCCGCAAGCGCTCGATCCCGGCGACGGCCTGGTCCTGATTGCCCATTTTGATCCGGTGACACCCGCCTGGCGTGAGCTGGCCGGGCATCTGTCCGGCGCACAGGGCATCCCGCAGGACAGTGTCGATCTGCCGTTTGATCCCGGATGGCTCGCCGATGCCCAGGCGTTGCTGGGGGCGCCGTCCGTGTCGATGGCCGGCACCTTGCGTGCCCGCCTGCTGGCACGGCTGGCCTGTCCGGCGCCGCCACTGGATGCGCGTCTGTTGCATATCGCCACGCTGCTGCGCGAACAACTGCCTGACAAACTCGACGTGGCCGCGCTGGCCGCCGAGATCGACCTCTCCGCCTCCCGCCTGACGCACCTGTTCCGCGAGCAGACCGGCGTGACCCTGCGTCGCTTCCTGTTACACCTGAAAACCCAGCAACTGTTCCGACACTGGCGCGAAGGCATGACGGTGTCGGCGCTGGCCGCCGCCAGCGGTTTCTACGATCAGCCGCATCTGGTGCGCACCACCCGCGAGATGTTCGACGCCCTGCCGTCGCATTACATGTCCGGCGGTTTTTCCATACTGGATTGTGCTTCGGCATGA
- a CDS encoding DUF962 domain-containing protein encodes MRNLHQFLADYGESHQNPVNQWVHIICVPAIFFSTLGLLWLVPIGRWLGLSPDVAYWVNGGTLLGVISAVVYLRLSFGVFLLMVAWFAASVAGIMAIQSAGWSLFWISLVVWLVAWAVQVWGHKVEGKKPSFIEDLVFLLIGPIFVSVEVGARLGLPVPHATHPHR; translated from the coding sequence ATGCGCAACTTACATCAGTTTCTGGCCGACTACGGCGAGAGCCATCAAAACCCGGTTAACCAGTGGGTGCACATCATTTGCGTGCCCGCGATCTTCTTCTCCACCCTGGGCCTGCTCTGGCTGGTCCCGATCGGCCGCTGGCTGGGCCTGTCGCCGGACGTGGCCTACTGGGTCAACGGCGGTACGCTGCTGGGCGTGATTTCGGCGGTGGTTTACCTGCGCCTGTCCTTCGGTGTGTTCCTGCTGATGGTGGCCTGGTTTGCTGCCTCGGTGGCCGGCATCATGGCCATCCAGAGCGCCGGCTGGTCGCTGTTCTGGATCTCGCTGGTGGTCTGGCTGGTGGCCTGGGCCGTGCAGGTCTGGGGGCACAAGGTGGAAGGCAAGAAGCCGTCGTTTATTGAAGACCTGGTGTTCTTGCTGATTGGCCCGATTTTCGTCAGTGTTGAAGTCGGCGCCCGCCTTGGTCTGCCGGTCCCGCACGCGACTCACCCGCACCGCTGA
- a CDS encoding helix-turn-helix transcriptional regulator, translating into MDRTERLFRLMDCLRQHRRPVTAARLAEQLSVSVRTIYRDIQSLIALGASIDGEAGMGYQLRAGFFLPPLMFDDIELEALVLGARWVAEQGDEELVRAANNVLAKVATSSPRDLRERIAGIGLVAWSACNEDTGTAFLRQVREAIRRELVVTIDYTRADGEISQRTVWPVMLAFFERTRMLVAWCELRGAFRHFRLDRLNRLDMGEGHYPRRRSALLREWRKEMKIPE; encoded by the coding sequence ATGGACCGCACAGAACGTCTGTTCCGCCTGATGGACTGCCTGCGCCAGCATCGCCGCCCGGTGACGGCGGCGAGGCTGGCTGAGCAATTGTCCGTGTCGGTGCGCACCATCTACCGCGACATCCAGAGCCTGATCGCCCTGGGTGCCAGCATCGACGGCGAAGCCGGCATGGGCTATCAACTGCGGGCCGGCTTCTTCCTGCCGCCGCTGATGTTCGACGATATCGAGCTGGAGGCGCTGGTGCTGGGCGCCCGCTGGGTGGCGGAGCAGGGCGACGAAGAGCTCGTGCGGGCTGCCAACAATGTGCTGGCCAAGGTGGCGACGTCCTCGCCGCGCGACCTGCGGGAGCGCATTGCCGGTATCGGGCTGGTGGCCTGGTCGGCATGTAACGAGGATACCGGCACCGCCTTCCTGCGTCAGGTACGCGAGGCGATCCGGCGTGAGTTGGTGGTCACTATTGACTACACGCGCGCTGACGGTGAAATCAGCCAGCGCACGGTCTGGCCTGTCATGCTGGCGTTCTTCGAGCGCACCCGCATGCTGGTGGCCTGGTGTGAATTGCGCGGTGCCTTCCGGCACTTCCGGCTCGACCGTCTCAACCGGCTGGATATGGGCGAGGGGCATTACCCGCGCCGGCGCAGTGCCTTATTGCGGGAATGGCGCAAGGAGATGAAGATTCCGGAATAG
- a CDS encoding glutathione S-transferase family protein, with protein MLMLHHAPRSRSTGILWLLEELAVPFDVHHVDIRGNVAEEYRRIHPHKKVPALQDGDTIVTERAAICLYLCEKFPKAGLAPPIGDAQRAAFLSGLVYCDAVVDPCIAVRAQGWDADPSGLSFGRFEDMALHLERRLERGPYALGDTFTALDTQLGCAVLWGLQLFNLLPDKPAFRDYLARVTARPTFQRAMARDQQLAN; from the coding sequence ATGCTGATGCTGCATCATGCGCCAAGGTCCCGGTCCACCGGGATTCTGTGGCTGCTCGAAGAACTGGCCGTGCCATTCGACGTCCATCATGTGGATATCCGGGGCAATGTGGCGGAGGAATACCGGCGCATCCACCCTCACAAGAAGGTGCCTGCCTTGCAGGATGGCGACACGATCGTGACCGAACGTGCCGCTATTTGCCTTTATCTGTGCGAAAAATTCCCCAAAGCCGGCCTTGCGCCGCCGATCGGTGATGCACAGCGCGCCGCCTTCCTCAGTGGGCTGGTGTACTGCGATGCGGTGGTGGACCCTTGCATCGCTGTCCGGGCCCAGGGCTGGGACGCGGACCCTTCCGGGCTGTCCTTCGGCCGTTTCGAGGACATGGCGCTGCATCTGGAGCGCCGGCTGGAGCGCGGCCCCTATGCGCTGGGTGACACCTTCACGGCGCTGGACACCCAGCTTGGCTGTGCGGTGTTGTGGGGGTTGCAACTGTTCAACCTGCTGCCGGACAAGCCCGCATTTCGTGATTATCTGGCGCGTGTAACGGCCCGGCCCACGTTCCAGCGTGCGATGGCCCGCGACCAGCAACTGGCCAACTGA
- a CDS encoding crotonase/enoyl-CoA hydratase family protein, with amino-acid sequence MDYQDIRYEVSDRILTLTLNRPDRLNAWTLRMRDEMLHALARANEDDDIGVIVVTGAGRVFCAGMELEREEGNIFGYDIPQGENLNIEEIRDSGGELSLALYRSKKPLIAAINGAAVGVGITMTLPMDFRIAAEGAKIGFVFSQRGIVPEACSSWFLPRLVGMQAAMEWVLSGEIFSAEEGLEKGLFRSLAPKDDVLEAAYVLARKLMHKTSPVSLALARQMLWRNPSFEHPMQAHCVDSRLMYLTSERLDGRDGFQAFLEKRDPVFTAKVSESVPDQFTFWPEPPLS; translated from the coding sequence ATGGATTACCAGGACATCCGCTATGAGGTCAGTGACCGCATTCTGACCCTCACCCTGAACCGCCCCGATCGCCTGAATGCCTGGACGCTGCGCATGCGCGACGAAATGCTGCATGCCCTGGCGCGCGCCAACGAAGACGACGATATCGGCGTGATCGTGGTGACCGGCGCAGGTCGTGTGTTCTGTGCCGGCATGGAGCTGGAGCGCGAAGAAGGCAACATTTTCGGCTATGACATCCCCCAGGGCGAGAACCTCAATATCGAGGAGATCCGCGATTCCGGTGGTGAACTGTCGCTGGCGTTGTACCGCTCGAAAAAGCCCCTGATCGCGGCCATCAACGGCGCAGCCGTTGGGGTGGGTATCACCATGACGCTGCCGATGGATTTCCGCATCGCCGCCGAGGGCGCCAAGATCGGCTTCGTATTCAGCCAGCGCGGCATCGTGCCCGAGGCGTGCTCAAGCTGGTTTCTGCCGCGTCTGGTGGGCATGCAGGCGGCCATGGAGTGGGTGCTTTCCGGTGAAATATTCAGCGCTGAAGAGGGGCTGGAAAAAGGCCTGTTCCGCAGCCTGGCACCGAAGGACGACGTGCTGGAAGCTGCCTACGTTCTGGCCCGCAAGCTGATGCACAAGACCTCGCCGGTGTCGCTGGCGCTGGCGCGGCAGATGCTCTGGCGCAATCCCTCCTTCGAGCACCCGATGCAGGCCCACTGCGTGGACTCCAGGCTGATGTACCTCACCAGTGAGCGACTGGATGGCCGGGATGGTTTCCAGGCGTTTCTGGAAAAACGCGATCCGGTGTTCACGGCAAAAGTGTCCGAGAGTGTGCCGGACCAGTTCACATTCTGGCCCGAGCCGCCCCTGAGCTGA
- a CDS encoding CBS domain-containing protein, with protein MSGLVVREVMARHSPSIPLGTELTIVVDTLLRHRMTGLPVVDAERRVVGFVSEQDCLRSLLVSSYHCEGAPKVEDVMHPEPLMVSEDHSVVDIAEQMLKQKPKVYPVVDEHRRLVGLLLRSQVLTALKNNRHHCD; from the coding sequence ATGTCTGGTCTGGTAGTGCGGGAGGTGATGGCGCGACATTCACCGTCGATCCCGCTGGGGACGGAACTCACGATCGTGGTGGATACACTGCTGCGACACAGGATGACCGGCCTGCCGGTGGTGGATGCAGAGCGGCGCGTGGTCGGATTCGTGTCCGAGCAGGACTGCCTGCGCAGTCTGCTGGTGTCCAGCTATCACTGTGAAGGTGCGCCCAAGGTCGAAGACGTGATGCACCCGGAGCCGCTGATGGTCTCTGAGGATCATTCGGTGGTGGATATCGCGGAGCAGATGCTCAAGCAGAAACCGAAGGTCTACCCGGTGGTGGATGAACACCGCCGCCTGGTGGGGTTGCTGCTGCGCAGCCAGGTGCTCACCGCCCTGAAGAACAACCGTCACCACTGCGATTGA